The segment TGACACCCCGTgcataccccccaccccatctgcggTGTGCGCCGCCCTGTATACCCGCTTCTCTGAGGCCTGTGACAGCCAGGGCggtctgcagggggtggggacacTCACTGTTCGCCTGCCAGGCCGCCTGCTGCAGGGCCAGGTCCCTCAGCTCCTTCTCGAGCTCCTGGTCTAAGATACAGGATCCAGCCTGAGTCCCGCGGGCAGCAGGTGTGGGATGGGGGCCCCCTCCCGGCCCTACTTACACTGCACCAGGGCCACCAGCAGCgcggcagcccccagcaccacggaGAACAGCAGCAGCAGGGGCAGGAGCACCACCAGCCTCCGGACCCACAGGGACCCCTCGGTCTTGCTCTTGGGGCCCAGCCAGGGCACTGGTGGgactgggagtggggagagaacaGGGTGACGCCCCAGAGCCGTGGGGTGGGGGTCATGGCCTTCACCAGACAGAGCCATCCTGAGAGAGTGTTggatggggagggtgtttgctttgcatgaggccaacccaggttcgatcctcggcatccgaAAGGGTACCCCgagcccccaggaatgatccctgagcgcagagccaggagggacccctgagcatcatcggtgtgacccaaaatgcagaagggaaaaaaaaagaggaagctgAGGGCTCCTGACTGTGCCCCAGCTGGGGCCTCCGTCTCAGGCTCTTTCCGGAGTGCCCCGTGGCACGGGACTGTGAAGAACAGTCCCATTTTGTTGGTTCTGAAGTTGAGGGCTTGGGGCGCCCTGCATGACTTGACCCAGCTCTGCCTGCATGTTCTCAGCCAGCCCTGCTCATGTTTCTCCTGTTCCCAGGACTGACTCAACCTCAAAAAGCATTCCCTGTGTCTAAGGCCGAGAGCTGGGCGGATGCCATGGGCTTGTGGGGGAGCGGCTGTGTCAGGAGGTGTCCGGGCTCAGGGTCCCGCCCAGTCTCAGAGCCCTGGAGCTGGGACTTACGTGGGCGTGGCGGCAGCGCCGGAGGCCGGTCCAGCCCCGCACCTGGGCAGAGAGAcgtgcaggcagggctggggggtgtcaTCGGGACCACGACCATGGAGGGATCCTCTCTCTGCTCACCAGGCCGAGGAGATGCCCAGGTGACCGGGCCGAGTTTCAGGTCTAGAAGGGATCAGAAGGGATCAGAGGGGCCAAAAGGGGTCAGAAGGGCCCTGAGAAATCGAAcggcgggggagtgggggagccgacctgggtctgacccccccaagcttggccaggagtgatcccagaacccCAGGATGCCCTGAGCCCGCAGGACCCCGAAGAACGGCCCGTCCTGGCCAGTGTCTCACCTGAGCCCTTAGCAGGCCCCCAGGGCTCGGGGGGCATCTCCATCTTGGTTCCTGAAAaggaggggtggtggtgagggcCAGGCCAGGGAAGTCTCCCCCAGGTCTCTGTGAAGCCTGGGCCCAGCTCCCTGACCCAGGGGCGAGCGCGGGGGCCAGGCAGCAGACCAACACAGGCAAGGAACCGAGTAGGCAGCCGCCAGGAGGGTCCCCAAGTCCCTCTGCAAAACTCCCGTCGTTCAAAAATAAGTTTGTGGCTGGAGCCATGTCATGGTGGGAGGGacctggccttgcacgcggccaacctaggttcaatccccccatcccatcgggtcccccgagccctgccaggaatgatccctgagtgcagagccaggatgccaagtatggcccaaaaaccaattcCCCCTCCTCCgctgtcccccccgccccagactcGGAGGAGCCCCATACCTGGCTTGGGAGGAAGGTCCCTGTAGAGTGGAGCTGAGTTCTCATAGTCatcgtcctcttcctcctctcggGCCCCTTCCCCGGACAATCAGGTTAAGGCCAGTGCATGCCCCAGTGCCCCTCAGACCCGGGGTTCCTAcccagggagggatgggggaccTGGCGctgccacccctgccctgcctagCCAGCCCCTACCTCGACTGTCCCAGTGCCTAGAGTTAGGGCCCAGCATGCCCGCGGCCTCAGGGCTCCGAACTCCAGATGTCTATGTCCTCACTTTCCATTTCTCTAAAAGCCAGGCACTTGCAAACCTGTCTTgaggccacccccccccacacacacacacatgcacccttTCCTCTCCAGCTGGCCTTCAAATagcagtgaaggggctggagcggtggtAATACAGCAGGAAGGATGTTTTTCTtgcatctctggcaccacatagggttccctgagcgcagaaccaggagcaagccctcagcaccactgggtgtggcccaaatggaaagagagggatagaaaaaagaaaagaaaaagaagggaaggagggctggaaagatagcacaatgagtagggcatttgcttgcacgcagctcacccgggtttgattcccaccatcccatatggtcccccaaacaccgccaggggtgattcctgagtgaagaaccagaagtaacccctgagcatcgctgggtgtgatccaaaaagaaaaaaaaagaagggaaggaaggagggaaggaagaaagagaaggagagagagaggaaggaaagaagggggccGGAaggacagtatagcaggtagggcccttgctcTGCACCTGGGGGATCCAGGatggatccttggcaccccatatggtcccccaagcaccactaggagtgattcctgaatgcatagctgggagtgatccctgagcatcgctaggcgtggcccaaaaaccaaggtacaaaaggaaggaaggaaggaaggaaggaaggaaggaaggaaggaaggaaggaaggaaggaaggaaggaaggaaggaaggaaggaaggaaggaaggaaggaaggaaggaaagaaaaagaaaggctgcAAAACTTCCTTGATCTGGGGAGAAAGTTGATATCTAGATTAACAAGCTCAAATTTTCCTCAAGAGGGcaggagcgacaggacagcagggagggcgctggccttgcacacagaatgatccgggttccacccccagcaaccCATGgggtcccgagccctgccaggagtgatccctgagtgcagagccaggagtctgccctgctcactgccaggtgtgttccccaaacaccaccgcCGTCATTTCCTAAAGAGTGTGATTCAAAGACACCCGTGTCAAAACATACTATAATTCACCTGAGCGCAAAAGCTGCACTTTTAAATCTGCACAAACTCTTGTtggtgcccgggggggggggggctctgggctGTGAAGGTTCTCAGTTCCCTGTTTCTCCAAAAGCAGATGtgaatttggggggctggggaggccacaCATTCCTGGCAGCTTCTCAAACATCAGCACTTCAGCTTTCCCATCCCAACACCTTTGTGTCCAGGTTTTGCttctttacagattttttttctcatccctaTGTTCCATTCAAAGTCTCCGCTGCTGACCCCCGTGGTCTCCACCATGGTTGGTGGAGTCCTCCAGGTGGTGATCTTGGCCATTCCCCCTCGGGGCCCTTCATCAAGGTCACACATAGAACTGCCTCCCCCATCAGACACCCAGActgcctcccccatcagaccCGGAgagtcttttattttgtttgttttttgggtcacacctggtgatgcacaggggttattcctggttcatgcactcaggaattactcctggcagtgctcaggggaccatgtggaatgctgggaatcgaacccaggtcggccacatgcaaggcaaacgccctacccgttgtgctatcacaccagcccccagACCGGGAGATTCTTAAAGGTGTGTGATAGCTGTGGAAGTTTCTCCCTTGTGGTCCCCGACTCGGGATGGCTGCAAGACTCGGCTGTGTCCAGCATATACTCCATGGGACCCCGATGAGGTCCTTTGCCCCAGCCACTGTCCCCCGGCCCCAGTCTCGAAGGACCCCCATACCTGGCTTGGGAGGAAGGTCCTTGTAGAGTGGAGCTGAGTTCTCATAGTCatcgtcctcttcctcctctcggGCCCCTTCCCCAGACAGACAGGTTAAGGCCAGTGCACGCCCCAGCGCCCCTCAGACCCAGGATCCTACCCAAGGAGGGATTGGGgacccggccccgccgcccctgccccgcctaGCCAGCCCCTACCTTGACTGTCCCAGTGCCTAGAGTTAGGGCCCAGCATGCCCGTGGCCTCGGGGCTCCGGACCCGGCACCTTCTCACCCAGACGTCTGTGTACTCTCACTTCCCTGTTTCTCTAAAAGCCAGGCACTTGCAAATCTGTCTGAGATCACTCCCACGCATGCATGCtcctgtacacacatacacacacacacacacactcacgcacacacacacacacacacacatgcatgcacccatTCTTTCCATTCTGTCTTCGTGCACTGACATAACCATGAAAACAGACCCATGAAAACAACCAACCCCATGAAAACAGTCCCTACACTTGAGACACTCGCCAGACGCTTTCACTGACTGAAAGTAGACGATTTCTTTCCCCCCAGAACTTTCCCTGCACCCAGGAGAGGCAGCAGATGGAGGGACTGCACTGTCACTTTCTGACTTAATTTCCAACAGTGACTCCGGGGAATCTGCGAAAGCGTCTGGGGGCGTCGCTGGGAGACAGCCTCGGGCTTCTGCATGTCTGACACCCTGGATTCTGCCCTAGGTGCCACAAAATCCATTCATAAGGGCCCGAAGGTGGCTTCGGTGGCATAGGACCCACCAGCCTAGCAAGTGCCGCGTGTGTACCTTCAATCATGGCTCACGGCGCCCCCAAGAACCCCAAGCT is part of the Sorex araneus isolate mSorAra2 chromosome 2, mSorAra2.pri, whole genome shotgun sequence genome and harbors:
- the CLEC17A gene encoding C-type lectin domain family 17, member A isoform X1, producing the protein MLGPNSRHWDSQGAREEEEDDDYENSAPLYKDLPPKPGAREEEEDDDYENSAPLYRDLPPKPGTKMEMPPEPWGPAKGSDLKLGPVTWASPRPGEQREDPSMVVVPMTPPSPACTSLCPGAGLDRPPALPPRPLPPVPWLGPKSKTEGSLWVRRLVVLLPLLLLFSVVLGAAALLVALVQYQELEKELRDLALQQAAWQANMTRPGGLTYLREDIDRLRASTNQSLMELRGLLESLSCPEDWLPFQGECYYFSQNTKSWDTAQKFCKDHFSHLVIVNSHSEQKFITRTKNYPSRVYWLGMSDRQKERVWRWLDSSLVTDALNFWAPGEPNDSDSNEDCGSLGSMGRWNDLPCDTTNYWICERPCPCG
- the CLEC17A gene encoding C-type lectin domain family 17, member A isoform X2 encodes the protein MLGPNSRHWDSQGAREEEEDDDYENSAPLYKDLPPKPGTKMEMPPEPWGPAKGSDLKLGPVTWASPRPGEQREDPSMVVVPMTPPSPACTSLCPGAGLDRPPALPPRPLPPVPWLGPKSKTEGSLWVRRLVVLLPLLLLFSVVLGAAALLVALVQYQELEKELRDLALQQAAWQANMTRPGGLTYLREDIDRLRASTNQSLMELRGLLESLSCPEDWLPFQGECYYFSQNTKSWDTAQKFCKDHFSHLVIVNSHSEQKFITRTKNYPSRVYWLGMSDRQKERVWRWLDSSLVTDALNFWAPGEPNDSDSNEDCGSLGSMGRWNDLPCDTTNYWICERPCPCG